The following is a genomic window from Spirosoma foliorum.
GAATAATATCGGTTACTTCCCCTAGCTGCCATTGAATTCGAGCCATCTAATCGTCGCTTCGGTAACGCTGTTCGGTCCAGGGATTTCCATACATACTATACCCACCCCGCTCCCAGAAACCAGGCTGGTCATGTTCCATAAAACGTAATCCGGTGATCCATTTGGCACTTTTCCAGAAATAAAGGTGAGGGACGACTAATCGAGCAGGTCCACCATGCTCAGCTGCGAGTGGCTTTTCCTCGAAATTCAGACCAATAAATGCTTTCCCGTGTCGGAGGTCTTCCAGCGGAATGTTGGTGGTGTAATCGCCATAGGAATAGGCCATGACGTAACGAGCTTCTGGCTTGAGGGTCACGTGTTCCAGCAAGGTTTCAATACTAACGCCTTGCCAGTGGGTATCCAGTTTTGTCCACTTGGTCACGCAGTGGATGTCACTCGTAAATGACTGCTGAGGTAAACTGGTAAATTGCTCCCAAGAACCATTTAGTGGGGGATTCGACTAGTCCATCTAATGAGAAAGTCCAGGACGACAGGGCCGGACGTGGTGTTGGGCCAGCCGTAAGTACGGGCCAGTCAACCGTTTCATACTGGCCGGGGGGGATTCGTTCGGCGTTGGGGGCGGGGTGCTTACGACCAAATCCCCGATTGAAAAATGGAGGCATACTGGATTACTTTTTTGAAGAAACAGATTACCTTTTAGTGATATAATGATTGGTAATACTATCAGATCAGCGACGATTTCAGGTCGGCTTTTTGTTTACTGACATACCGAGTACGATGCCTCTAAACGTCTCCAATCCCCATTTTATCCAGCCAATATACACAAATATCACTTTTAACTTTAACATGATCAATCACCAAAAAGCTGTCATTATTTCGAATGGCAGCTTTTTGGTGAGGTAGTAGCTAAAGCTATAGATCAGTTACGCTTTAATAAAAGCCAGGATATCCGCATTAATGGTGGCTGCTTCGGTGGTGGGCATGCCATGTGGAAAGCCTGGATACGAAATCAGCTTCCCATTTTTCAACAGTTTAATAGCCTTTGCACCTGAAATAGGGAATGGAACGATCTGGTCATCCTCACCATGCAATACCAAAACCGGAATATCTACGCTCTTCAGGTCTTCGGTAAAATCCGTTTCGGAAAACGCTTTAATGCCGTCGTGGTGGGCTTTGATGCCACCCATCATTCCCTGGCGCCACCAATTATCCCGGATGCCTTGTGACACCTTGGCTCCTTCCCGATTGTAGCCATAAAATGGTAAGGTAAAATCCTGGAAATATTGAGGCCGATGGGTAGCCGTACCCTCCCGTATTTCATCGAATACCGACATCGGAATACCATCTGGATTCGTTTCTGTTTGAACCATGAGGGGTGTAACCGCACTAATCAAAACGGCTTTTACTACCCGGCCCTGACCATGTTTAGCTACATACCGAATCACTTCACCACCACCCGTTGAGTGGCCAATATGAATTGAATCTTTGATATCAAGAAACTCCATAAGTTCTGCCACATCAGCTACATACGTTTCCATGGTATGGCCTTCAGATGTTTGGGTCGAACGACCATGACCCCGGCGATCGTGGGCAATAACGCGAAATCCTTTGCTTACAAAAAACATCATTTGTGCGTCCCAATCATCGCTGGATAAAGGCCAGCCGTGATGAAAAACGATTGGTTGACCCGTTCCCCAATCTTTGTAATAAATTTCGGTACCGTCTTTTACAGTGAACTTGCTCATGGTTTTTGGATTAAATGTTGAGAGTAATTGAAAGTTAGCGATAAGTATTCTTCGTTTTTTGTCGGTACAAACCTACTGGGGGAACGGTTGAGGCAGGCAGTAAAAACAGATGGTTTTGCAGTAAAAAGAAAGGATTGCAACCGCGGTTTCTAAGAGTCGATGACTTTCAACTGAATCTCTTCCCGATCCAGCTCGTTCTCCAATTCATGAAACAAGTCGACATCGATTAGTTGATCATCCCGTAAGGCCAATAACTCAGACCGCTGCGCCTGAATGGAGGATAGTGTCAGTTTCTGGCTGAGTTGATGCTGAGATAGAGTCTTCTCAGAATCGCCCCGGTCAAGCTCGTCAACGCGCTCCTGATGCCGGTCGATGATTTCCTGAACTGTGTCTCCAACAAGTCCTTCTTTACTGACTACGCGATGAATCATGGCCAGCGCTTTTTTAGAAAGCCTTTTGCGAATTTCCCGTCGGGAAAGGTAATCGGTGGACTGCTGCCCAAAGTGTAAAGCTCGAATAACAACAGGCAGTAGACTTCCCTGTCCGACCAGGGTAAACAGGATCACACAAAACGTAATAAATAGGATTAGATTTCGGCCTGGACAGGGAAGGCCATTAGGCAGCCGCTCTGGGATCGATAAAGCAGCGGCCAGTGAGACAATACCTCGCATGCTGATATAGGCTAATAAGGTTGTGTGTTTGAACGAAGGAAATACGGGAGGCAGGTGCCATACCTTTCTTATCCGGGTAGAAACCGTATCGGCCAGAAAAATGCCCAGAAAGCGAATTACGACGGCCGTTAAACTGATGAGTAACCCAAACCAAACAAGCTGCCCTAATGACTGACCTTTTATGGAGGCTACCACGTGCGGCAACTGCAAGCCTATTAAAATAAAGATCAGGCCATTCAGGAGCACAACCACAAAATCCCAGACTGCAACTGCCTGCATCCGCGTGGTTGGGCTATGTACCATCGATTGCTTATGGCCTAGTAACAGGCCCGCTGTAACTACACTTAGTACCCCACTTACATGGAGGTGTTCGGCTGCTATATAGGCCGAGTAAGCCGTCACAAACGTCAGTACCGTTTCCAGGGCGGCCTCAAGATTTCCGTATTTGTGTAGCCAGAACGATAGATAACCAATAACGAGTCCTGTCCCAATACCTCCCCCCGCTAACCGGATGAATTCCAGCAGGGAGTCCGTTAAGGAAAAACTCCCCGAATTCATGGTCGCTAGTGCCAACTGAAAGATCACTAAAGCCGTGGCATCATTAACCAGACTTTCGCCTTCCAGGATGGCGACTATTTTTCGGGGAACCGCCAGTGTCTTCATGATCGCTGTAGCGGCAACGGCATCGGAAGGCGAAACGATAGCGCCTAACAGTAAGCCTGTCGCCAACGTAAAGCCTGGAATAAGCCAGTTGGCTACATACGCAATACCGATACTGGTTGCCAGCACCAGGCCCAAAGCAAGCACCACAACAGGTTCTAAATTTCGGCGAAAGTCGCTCCAGTTCGTGTACCAGGCAGCACTGTATAGGATAGGGGGTAAGAAAACCAGGAGAACGACCGATGAGTCCAGGCCAACGTTCGGCAAACCGGGGATGAAACCAATAATAAGACCGCCAACCGTTAGCAATATCGGAAAGACCAGGTTGAGCCGTCGGGCGATCAGCGCCAGTCCAATCACAAAAATCAGCAGCAGAAGAACCGTTTCAAGTGGATGCATGGGCTGGGCCTAGGGTTTAGTGGGTACCATTACTGGAACGATGTTGTCCATTTGACGGGAAATCAGGTCCATTAACACCTTGCTGGATTCGGTAGAAGAGTTGGGCAGAATCCCAATAAAAAGCCCGTAATTCAACTACTCGGTCAGCCTTCACGTACCAGGTGTGCACAAAAGGTAAACTAAACGGTTCGTTGTCTATCAATAGTTTACCCTCAAAAAAGCCAGTCGTGATGATCGAATCTGGATGCTGATCATCATCCGGGGTGAAATCGATAAGCGAATGCACCCGCAGGTCTTCACAGATTGTGTATAGCTCTGACATCATGGCTAAAAAGCCACTTCTCCCCTGATATTCACGTCCAGTAGGGCCATATTGAGCAATATAAAGCACGATTTTTTCATCCAGTACGGGCAGTATCCGACTTAAATTATTGTCCGCAAAAACACTGTAAGCAATGTCGATAAGTTGCTTGGGATTGGCCATAGTAATAAGATAGGTAAACTACCTGCCAGGACCATCTATCAAGGCAAGTGCCAGCCATCGAACTAGTCAAAAAATAGGAATTGACCCGGAATCAATTTCCTCATTGTCAACCGAAAGGAAACCTCAAGCGGTTTTGTCGATTCGGGAAGTCTCATTTTTTATTTTGGAGAACTCCAAAAAATCTGGAGTTTTCAGTATTTTCCGTAGTTAATGATCTACTGATGAAGGGTGGTCTCTAGTGAAGAAAGGGATCATTCGCAGTAAATTATAGTCCATTACCACCTAGTTTCTCCTTATTCTGAGCCCTTAACAGAATTAAGAAACGAGTTTGTATACCCACCCAGGCAAACTCGAGCATGAATGGGAATAATTCTTGTAAGCCGATGGAAATGCGGTCTATGCAGGCTATCCTCTAACCAATCCAGACTATGCAACCACTTGGTAACCCTTCTCTTTCCTCGGCCTTATCCTGCAAGATTTTAATTGTTGAAGATGAATACATTATCGCCAATGATCTGGAACTGATTCTGAGTGAGGCAGGCTACCCCGTTATCGGCGTTGCTGACTCCGTTGCCGAGGCCTTAGCGCTTATGGATCAGGAAAAACCAGATATCGTCTTACTGGACATTTACCTGAAGGGAAAAGAAACCGGCATTGATCTGGCCAAGCAGCTGGAGGAACTCAGCATTCCGTTTATTTATATATCGGCCAACGATAATAAGAGTGTGCTGGAAGCCGTAAAAGCCACGCAGCCCATTGGCTACATTGTTAAACCGTTCCGGGAAAAAGATATTCTTACTGCGCTGGAAATCAGTCGCTATCGTCACGCGCACAGCGTAGAAATGAAACTTCGGGAAGAAAAGGCTCTTCAAATTGCCCTGACCGATGCCCTGTCGGCTCCCGGAAGTTGGGAGCAAAAACTGCTGAATGCAGCGATGATACTTCAGTCACTAGTACCCTTCGATTTCTTATCGATCCAATACCAAAAGAAAGGTACGAGCAAGCTATTTAATTACTATCGGGTCGGCTTTGACGAGTATCAGATCATTAACCTGGCTGATATCCAGCAACTGACGAATGTAACTCCCGACCACCTGCTACTGGTTGAAATGGGAGCTGTCATTCCTGGTCCTGTACGGTATACTGAAGAAACCTTTCCTACCTTCTGTGAACAATCTCGCTTATGCCAATTCCTGGCAAAAAACTTCCGACTTGAATCGGCCATGGTCATGCCGCTGAACGTGGGACTAGTGGACACGTTCTTTATCTCGTTTCTGAGTCG
Proteins encoded in this region:
- a CDS encoding molybdopterin-dependent oxidoreductase, whose translation is MHCVTKWTKLDTHWQGVSIETLLEHVTLKPEARYVMAYSYGDYTTNIPLEDLRHGKAFIGLNFEEKPLAAEHGGPARLVVPHLYFWKSAKWITGLRFMEHDQPGFWERGGYSMYGNPWTEQRYRSDD
- a CDS encoding alpha/beta fold hydrolase is translated as MSKFTVKDGTEIYYKDWGTGQPIVFHHGWPLSSDDWDAQMMFFVSKGFRVIAHDRRGHGRSTQTSEGHTMETYVADVAELMEFLDIKDSIHIGHSTGGGEVIRYVAKHGQGRVVKAVLISAVTPLMVQTETNPDGIPMSVFDEIREGTATHRPQYFQDFTLPFYGYNREGAKVSQGIRDNWWRQGMMGGIKAHHDGIKAFSETDFTEDLKSVDIPVLVLHGEDDQIVPFPISGAKAIKLLKNGKLISYPGFPHGMPTTEAATINADILAFIKA
- a CDS encoding Na+/H+ antiporter is translated as MHPLETVLLLLIFVIGLALIARRLNLVFPILLTVGGLIIGFIPGLPNVGLDSSVVLLVFLPPILYSAAWYTNWSDFRRNLEPVVVLALGLVLATSIGIAYVANWLIPGFTLATGLLLGAIVSPSDAVAATAIMKTLAVPRKIVAILEGESLVNDATALVIFQLALATMNSGSFSLTDSLLEFIRLAGGGIGTGLVIGYLSFWLHKYGNLEAALETVLTFVTAYSAYIAAEHLHVSGVLSVVTAGLLLGHKQSMVHSPTTRMQAVAVWDFVVVLLNGLIFILIGLQLPHVVASIKGQSLGQLVWFGLLISLTAVVIRFLGIFLADTVSTRIRKVWHLPPVFPSFKHTTLLAYISMRGIVSLAAALSIPERLPNGLPCPGRNLILFITFCVILFTLVGQGSLLPVVIRALHFGQQSTDYLSRREIRKRLSKKALAMIHRVVSKEGLVGDTVQEIIDRHQERVDELDRGDSEKTLSQHQLSQKLTLSSIQAQRSELLALRDDQLIDVDLFHELENELDREEIQLKVIDS
- a CDS encoding nuclear transport factor 2 family protein, translating into MANPKQLIDIAYSVFADNNLSRILPVLDEKIVLYIAQYGPTGREYQGRSGFLAMMSELYTICEDLRVHSLIDFTPDDDQHPDSIITTGFFEGKLLIDNEPFSLPFVHTWYVKADRVVELRAFYWDSAQLFYRIQQGVNGPDFPSNGQHRSSNGTH